In Camelina sativa cultivar DH55 chromosome 16, Cs, whole genome shotgun sequence, a single window of DNA contains:
- the LOC109129453 gene encoding uncharacterized protein LOC109129453 — MTKDEDYQVELERINRELLKAYQNEEVFWKQRSRQLWLTLGDKNTGYFHAATKSRRALNNIAVMESAAGNPVYEEKEIVKAIIDYFQQIFTSQNGNGRNVVQEALTCCITQDINETLIKLPSTEEIKAACFSIHPDKAPGPDGFSASFFQSNWSTVGEIISKILTKRLQPILDLCISENQSAFVPQRAISDNVLITHETLHYFKTSKAKERVFMAVKTDMSKAYDRLE, encoded by the exons ATGACTAAAGATGAAGACTATCAAGTGGAACTGGAGAGAATTAATAGAGAACTACTAAAGGCTTACCAGAATGAAGAGGTGTTCTGGAAGCAAAGGAGCAGACAACTATGGCTGACCCTGGGAGATAAAAACACTGGCTATTTTCACGCGGCCACAAAGAGCAGGAGGGCCCTAAATAACATTGCTGTGATGGAGTCAGCTGCAGGGAACCCAGTTTATGAGGAAAAGGAGATAGTTAAAGCAATTATTGATTACTTTCAGCAGATATTTACCTCCCAAAATGGCAATGGAAGGAATGTGGTCCAGGAGGCTCTAACTTGCTGCATCACACAGGACATAAATGAAACACTGATCAAATTGCCATCTACAGAGGAAATCAAGGCAGCTTGCTTCTCTATACACCCTGACAAAGCTCCTGGGCCGGATGGGTTCTCAGCAAGCTTTTTCCAATCCAACTGGAGCACAGTGGGAGAG ATTATATCCAAGATACTGACCAAAAGACTCCAACCAATCCTGGATTTGTGTATCTCTGAGAACCAATCTGCATTTGTTCCCCAAAGAGCTATATCAGATAATGTGCTTATTACTCACGAAACCTTGCACTATTTTAAGACATCAAAGGCAAAAGAACGAGTGTTTATGGCGGTTAAAACCGATATGAGTAAAGCCTACGACCGTTTGGAATGA
- the LOC104750029 gene encoding 3-ketoacyl-CoA synthase 12-like has product MDLLYLLFSLLLCYLFFRIWKLIASKQDKDCYILDYQCHKPSDDRMVTTQVSGEIIYRNQNLGLTEYKFLLKAIVSSGIGEQTYAPRLVFEGREERPSLQDGISEMEEFYVDSIGKVLERNQISPKDIDILVVNVSMLSSTPSLASRIINHYKMRDDVKVFNLTGMGCSASLISVDIVKNIFKTYSNKLALVATSESLSPNWYSGNNRSMILANCLFRSGGCAILLTNKRSLRKRAMFKLKCMVRTHHGAREESYNCCVQSEDEQGRVGFYLGKNLPKAATRAFVDNLKVITPKILPVTELLRFMLKLLIKKIKIRQNPSKGSTNLPSGTPLKAGINFKTGIEHFCIHTGGKAVIDGIKNSLDLTEYDIEPARMTLHRFGNTSASSLWYVLAYMEAKKRLKRGDRVFMISFGAGFKCNSCVWEVVRDLTVGESKGNVWNHCIDDYPPKSIVNPYMEKFGWIQDEDPDTFKVPDAFM; this is encoded by the coding sequence atggatcttctttatctcttgttctctcttctcctctgttACCTCTTCTTCAGGATCTGGAAACTCATAGCCTCAAAGCAAGACAAAGATTGCTACATCTTAGACTACCAATGTCATAAACCATCCGACGATCGAATGGTGACCACTCAAGTCAGTGGAGAGATCATTTATCGAAACCAAAACCTTGGGTTAACGGAATACAAGTTCCTTCTCAAAGCCATCGTAAGCTCAGGTATTGGAGAACAAACCTACGCTCCAAGACTCGTCTTTGAAGGTCGAGAAGAGCGTCCTTCGTTACAAGATGGGATCTCCGAGATGGAAGAGTTCTACGTAGACAGCATCGGAAAAGTCCTGGAGAGAAACCAAATCTCGCCTAAAGATATCGACATCCTTGTAGTCAACGTTTCAATGCTCTCTTCAACACCTTCTTTAGCTTCAAGAATTATAAACCATTACAAGATGAGGGACGATGTCAAAGTCTTCAACTTGACGGGGATGGGGTGTAGCGCGAGTCTAATCTCCGTAGACATTGTCAAGAACATTTTCAAGACCTACTCAAACAAGTTAGCTCTTGTTGCCACCTCCGAGTCTTTGAGCCCTAATTGGTATAGCGGAAACAACCGTTCGATGATCTTAGCCAACTGCTTGTTCCGATCCGGTGGTTGTGCTATTCTCTTGACTAACAAACGTAGCTTGAGAAAGAGAGCAATGTTTAAGCTCAAGTGTATGGTACGGACTCACCATGGAGCTAGAGAGGAGTCTTACAACTGCTGTGTCCAATCCGAGGATGAACAAGGCCGTGTAGGGTTTTACTTGGGGAAGAATCTACCGAAAGCCGCAACTCGTGCTTTCGTAGACAATCTCAAGGTTATAACACCCAAGATTCTTCCCGTAACGGAGCTCTTGAGGTTCATGTTGAAGCTTCTcatcaagaaaatcaagattCGTCAAAACCCTAGCAAAGGGTCCACGAATCTCCCGTCAGGGACTCCATTGAAGGCAGGGATCAACTTCAAGACCGGGATCGAACATTTTTGCATCCATACCGGTGGAAAAGCTGTGATTGATGGGATTAAAAATAGCTTGGATTTGACCGAGTATGACATTGAACCGGCGAGGATGACTCTCCATCGGTTTGGGAATACTTCAGCGAGTAGTTTGTGGTATGTGTTGGCTTACATGGAAGCCAAGAAGAGGTTGAAGAGAGGAGATAGAGTATTTATGATAAGCTTTGGAGCTGGTTTCAAGTGTAATAGCTGCGTTTGGGAAGTTGTAAGAGATCTAACGGTTGGGGAATCAAAAGGAAACGTGTGGAATCACTGCATTGATGATTATCCACCAAAATCAATCGTGAATCCTTACATGGAGAAGTTTGGTTGGATTCAAGATGAAGATCCTGACACTTTCAAGGTCCCTGACGCTTTCATGTAA
- the LOC104750030 gene encoding uncharacterized protein LOC104750030, whose amino-acid sequence MNEEERVGSSSSSSSSLPVSYGVNCEKYEFSSSVSSLSQPFSPEGSSNKSFVIENNLSSVFSLDNRNNNIFIFPRDRPCSCLHHVLEWILQRCCRCLC is encoded by the exons ATGAATGAAGAGGAGAGAGTTGGTTCATcgtcctcttcttcgtcttctcttccTGTGAGCTACGGAGTTAATTGTGAAAAATACGaattctcttcctctgtttcttctctgtctcAACCGTTCTCTCCGGAAGGTTCAAGTAACAAGAGTTTTGTTATTGAAAACAatctttcttctgttttctcGTTGGACAATAGAAACAATAACATCTTCATCTTTCCTAGAGATAGACCATGTTCTTGTCTCCACCATGT CTTGGAGTGGATTCTACAGAGATGTTGTCGTTGCCTCTGTTAG
- the LOC104750031 gene encoding kinesin-like protein KIN-5A, translated as MDSNNSKRGSSAKSPCQTPRSTEKSNRDFRVVDSNSTNSNSNPVSKNEKEKGVNIQVIVRCRPFNSEETRLQTPALLTCNDRKKEVAVAQNIAGKQIDKTFLFDKVFGPTSQQKDLYHQAVSPIVFEVLDGYNCTIFAYGQTGTGKTYTMEGGARKKNGEIPSDAGVIPRAVKQIFDILEAQSAAEYSLKVSFLELYNEELTDLLAPEETKFTDDKSKKPLALMEDGKGGVFVRGLEEEIVSTADEIYKVLEKGSAKRRTAETLLNKQSSRSHSIFSVTIHIKECTPEGEEIVKSGKLNLVDLAGSENISRSGAREGRAREAGEINKSLLTLGRVINALVEHSGHIPYRESKLTRLLRDSLGGKTKTCVIATVSPSVHCLEETLSTLDYAHRAKHIKNKPEVNQKMMKSAIMKDLYSEIERLKQEVYATREKNGIYIPKERYIQEEAEKKAMAEKIEQMEVEGEAKDKQIVELQELYNSEQLVTAGLREKLSKTEKKLWETEQALLDLEEKHRQAVATIKDKEYLISNLLKSEKTLVDRAIELQAELANAASDVSNLFAKIERKDKIEDSNRSLIQEFQSQLLRQLELLNNSVAGSVSQQEKQLQDMEKVMASFVSAKTEATETLQGSLAQLKEKYNSGIKSLDDIAGNLDKDSQSTLNDLNSEVTKHSCALEDMFRGFTSEAYALLDGLQGSLHNQEEKLSAFTQQQRDLHSRSMESAKSVSTVMLDFFKTLDTHSTKLTKLAEDAQNVNEQKLSAFTKKFEESIANEEKQMLEKVAELLASSNARKKELVQMAVQDIRDGSSSQTGALQQEMTAMKDSASSVKVQWNAHMSQAESHHLDNISAVEVAKEDMQNMLLKCLENSKTGTQQWKTAQESLVDLEKGNVASADSIIRGAIENNEKLRAQFSSAVTTTLRDVDSANSDIISSIDQSLQLDKDASADVNSTIAPCSENLKELRSHHDGNVVDIKEKTGKRLGHEYKVDEATSSTPRKREYNIPTVGSIEELKTPSFEELLKAFHDSSKSPKQMLQQSNGDAKHLSSNGRPPLTAIN; from the exons ATGGATTCTAACAATTCGAAGAGAGGAAGCTCGGCGaaatctccatgtcaaactccaCGTTCGACTGAGAAGTCAAATCGAGATTTTCGAGTAGTTGACTCTAACTCAACAAACTCAAACTCGAATCCAGTTAGcaagaatgagaaagagaagggTGTGAATATACAAGTCATCGTTCGTTGCAG ACCGTTTAATTCTGAGGAGACTAGGTTACAAACACCTGCGCTACTTACCTGCAATGACCGCAAAAAGGAAGTTGCGGTAGCACAGAATATAGCTGGGAAGCAGATTGATAAAACGTTTCTGTTTGACAAG GTTTTTGGGCCAACATCCCAACAAAAGGACCTGTATCATCAAGCAGTTTCTCCCATTGTTTTCGAGGTTCTTGATGGGTATAATTGCACCATCTTTGCATATGGGCAAACGGGAACTGGTAAGACATACACAATGGAAGGAGGAGCAAGGAAAAAG AACGGTGAAATTCCAAGTGATGCAGGTGTTATCCCTAGAGCAGTTAAACAGATATTTGATATACTGGAAGCACAAAGTGCTGCTGAATACAGTTTGAAAGTTTCGTTTCTTGAGCTCTACAATGAAGAACTAACAGACCTTTTAGCtcctgaagaaacaaaatttacgGATGATAAATCAAAGAAACCTTTGGCCCTTATGGAAGATGGCAAAGGTGGTGTTTTTGTGAGAGGTTTGGAAGAAGAAATAGTGTCTACTGCTGATGAGATTTATAAAGTCTTGGAGAAAGGGTCAGCCAAGAGACGCACAGCAGAGACTCTTCTCAACAAACAAAGTAGTAGATCTCATTCAATATTTTCGGTTACAATCCATATTAAGGAATGTACTCCAGAGGGGGAAGAGATTGTCAAAAGTGGAAAGCTAAATCTAGTTGATCTTGCTGGTTCAGAGAATATTTCACGGTCTGGTGCTCGAGAG GGTAGAGCCAGGGAAGCTGGTGAGATTAACAAAAGTTTGCTCACACTTGGACGTGTCATAAATGCGTTGGTTGAACACTCTGGCCATATTCCATACAG AGAAAGCAAGTTGACACGATTATTGAGAGACTCTTTgggaggaaaaacaaaaacatgtgtAATTGCTACAGTGTCACCCTCTGTTCATTGCCTGGAAGAAACACTCAGCACACTTGATTATGCACACCGTGCGAAACACATCAAAAATAAACCAGAG GTTAACcagaagatgatgaaatcaGCTATTATGAAAGATTTATATTCTGAAATTGAACGTCTGAAgcaag AGGTCTATGCTACAAGGGAGAAAAATGGAATTTATATTCCTAAGGAGAGATATATTCAAGAAGAAGCCGAGAAAAAG GCTATGGCTGAAAAGATAGAGCAAATGGAAGTTGAGGGAGAAGCTAAAGACAAG CAAATTGTTGAACTTCAAGAGCTGTACAACTCGGAACAGCTTGTAACTGCTGGACTGAGAGAGAAGCTTAGTAAGACTGAG AAAAAGCTCTGGGAAACGGAACAAGCATTGTTAGATCTCGAAGAGAAACATAGACAGGCAGTTGCAACAATTAAGGATAAAGAGTACTTGATATCCAATCTCCTTAAATCTG AGAAAACACTTGTCGACCGTGCTATCGAGCTTCAAGCAGAGTTGGCAAATGCAGCATCCGATGTTTCCAACTTGTTTGCTAAAATTG AGAGGAAGGACAAAATTGAAGACAGCAATAGATCGCTCATCCAAGAGTTCCAGTCACAACTGCTACGGCAACTTGAGCTCTTGAACAACAGTGTTGCAGGTTCAGTGAGCCAGCAGGAAAAACAATTGCAAGACATGGAAAAAGTTATGGCATCTTTCGTATCTGCAAAGACAGAG GCTACTGAAACACTACAGGGAAGTTTAGCACAGTTGAAGGAAAAGTACAATTCAGGCATCAAGTCTTTAGATGATATAGCAGGGAACTTAGATAAAGACAGCCAATCGACTTTGAATGACTTGAACTCGGAAGTGACAAAACATTCTTGTGCACTGGAAGAT ATGTTTAGAGGATTTACATCAGAGGCGTATGCACTACTTGACGGGCTTCAAGGTAGCCTTcacaatcaagaggagaagctctCTGCATTTACACAGCAACAGCGCGATTTGCATTCCCGTTCAATGGAGTCTGCTAAATCTGTCTCCACTGTGATGTTAGACTTCTTCAAGACTCTAGACACGCATTCCACTAAGCTGACGAAGCTAGCAGAAGATGCTCAAAACGTCAACGAGCAGAAATTATCTGCATTCACTAAGAAATTTGAG GAATCCATTGCAAATGAAGAAAAACAGATGCTTGAAAAAGTGGCGGAGTTACTAGCGAGTTCAAACGCTAGGAAGAAGGAATTGGTTCAGATGGCTGTGCAGGATATTCGCGACGGATCATCATCCCAAACCGGTGCATTGCAGCAAGAAATGACTGCGATGAAAGATTCAGCTTCGTCAGTGAAAGTCCAATGGAACGCTCACATGAGCCAAGCGGAATCTCATCATCTCGATAACATTTCCGCAGTTGAGGTTGCAAAGGAAGATATGCAAAACATGCTTCTAAAATG CCTGGAGAATTCAAAAACCGGAACTCAACAATGGAAGACCGCTCAAGAATCTTTGGTCGATCTAGAGAAGGGGAATGTTGCATCCGCGGATTCTATCATCCG AGGAGCTATCGAAAACAATGAGAAACTACGAGCTCAGTTTTCTTCTGCGGTCACAACCACATTAAGAGATGTTGATTCTGCAAACAGCGATATCATCTCATCCATTGACC AATCTTTACAACTCGATAAAGACGCATCAGCGGATGTTAATTCCACAATCGCTCCTTGTTCtgaaaacttgaaagaactaagAAGCCACCATGATGGCAACGTAGTAGACATCAAAGAAAAGACAGGAAAACGTCTTGGTCACGAGTACAAG GTGGATGAAGCAACAAGCTCAACGCCAAGGAAGAGAGAGTACAACATCCCAACGGTTGGATCAATAGAAGAACTGAAAACGCCGTCGTTTGAGGAATTGTTGAAAGCGTTTCACGATTCCTCCAAGTCGCCCAAACAGATGCTGCAGCAATCTAACGGAGATGCTAAACACCTTAGTAGTAACGGTCGACCACCGTTAACGGCCATCAACTGA
- the LOC104750032 gene encoding WUSCHEL-related homeobox 3-like has translation MSPVASTRWCPTPEQLMILEEMYRSGIRTPNAVQIQQITAHLAFYGRIEGKNVFYWFQNHKARDRQKLRKKLAKQLHQQQHQLQLQLQQIKPKPISPMIMSQPDNNSNIIDHHIPYHHHRPYDHMSFTCCSHASPMFLPHPENGGEAQNKVMNEYYCTKSGAEEMLMHKPITGPNSSYGRDWMMMMDMGPRPSYPSSSSSTSPIPCCNMMMSSAKIPLKTLELFPISSINSKQDSTKL, from the exons ATGAGTCCTGTGGCTTCAACGAGGTGGTGTCCGACGCCGGAGCAACTGATGATCTTGGAAGAGATGTACCGGAGCGGTATACGGACTCCGAATGCGGTTCAGATACAACAGATCACAGCTCACTTGGCGTTCTATGGTCGGATCGAGGGTAAAAACGTCTTTTATTGGTTTCAGAACCATAAGGCTAGAGATAGACAGAAGCTGAGAAAGAAGCTAGCCAAGCAacttcatcaacaacaacatcaacttCAACTCCAACTTcaacaaatcaaaccaaaaccaatatcACCGATGATCATGTCTCAACCagataataatagtaatatcaTTGATCATCATATTCCTTACCATCATCATCGCCCATATGATCATATGTCCTTCACTTGCTGCTCTCACGCTTCTCCCATGTTTCTTCCTCATCCG GAAAATGGAGGAGAAGCTCAAAACAAAGTGATGAATGAATATTATTGCACAAAAAGTGGAGCGGAAGAGATGTTGATGCATAAACCAATCACGGGTCCAAACTCATCGTACGGTCGAgattggatgatgatgatggatatGGGCCCACGACCATCATAtccctcatcatcatcatcaacatcacccATTCCATGTTGTAACATGATGATGAGCAGTGCAAAGATACCATTGAAAACCCTTGAACTTTTCCCAATCTCATCCATCAACTCAAAGCAAGACAGTACCAAACTTTAA
- the LOC104753448 gene encoding WUSCHEL-related homeobox 3-like: MSPVASTRWCPTPEQLMILEEMYRSGIRTPNAVQIQQITAHLAFYGRIEGKNVFYWFQNHKARDRQKLRKKLAKQLHQQQHQLQLQLQQIKPKPISPMIMSQPDNNSNIIDHHIPYHHHRPYDHMSFTCCSHASPMFLPHPENGGEAQNKVMNEYYCTKSGAEEMLMXYNFYHFFSNHINIHTRTSHSLYIYVTLSVSVEITYQYLFKQKY; encoded by the exons ATGAGTCCTGTGGCTTCAACGAGGTGGTGTCCGACGCCGGAGCAACTGATGATCTTGGAAGAGATGTACCGGAGCGGTATACGGACTCCGAATGCGGTTCAGATTCAACAGATCACAGCTCACTTGGCGTTCTATGGTCGGATCGAGGGTAAAAACGTCTTTTATTGGTTTCAGAACCATAAGGCTAGAGATAGACAGAAGCTGAGAAAGAAGCTAGCCAAGCAacttcatcaacaacaacatcaacttCAACTCCAACTTcaacaaatcaaaccaaaaccaatatcACCGATGATCATGTCTCAACCagataataatagtaatatcaTTGATCATCATATTCCTTACCATCATCATCGCCCATATGATCATATGTCCTTCACTTGCTGCTCTCACGCTTCTCCCATGTTTCTTCCTCATCCG GAAAATGGAGGAGAAGCTCAAAACAAAGTGATGAATGAATATTATTGCACAAAAAGTGGAGCGGAAGAGATGTTGATGCNATATaacttttaccattttttctCTAACCATATAAACATCCACACACGCACATCTcattctctctatatatatgtaaccctAAGTGTGAGTGTGGAGATAAcatatcaatatttgtttaaacaAAAGTATTAA